A stretch of the Glandiceps talaboti chromosome 23, keGlaTala1.1, whole genome shotgun sequence genome encodes the following:
- the LOC144452998 gene encoding uncharacterized protein LOC144452998 has product MATDKFTDIDDVIKTWASNYVHKYSDKDVKKLADLDDILTSDINLKRLRVVHGKPQYKTQDPLTAEMPGAYVLFKTSFTNNTENDQENLLRTERKTRSSCSIGIEKGYTIGGSVGVTLSPPNPVIQANAGFSRELSLSKMDEQTLEEELTWTVDTKITIPKKSETTAELLIEEEEYNGHFVVETKFEGKIQVTVRNKKDRNAVLTIITGNVGDILTNDFGFFTKPDNRKSVFFATEGTCRCRYGIKQQMVLKQTDLKKE; this is encoded by the coding sequence atggcaaccgaCAAATTTACAGATATTGATGACGTAATAAAAACCTGGGCTAGTAACTACGTCCACAAATATTCTGACAAAGACGTGAAAAAGCTGGCTGATTTAGACGACATTCTGACCTCTGACATCAATTTGAAACGTTTGCGGGTAGTCCACGGCAAACCACAGTACAAGACACAAGACCCGCTAACTGCAGAAATGCCAGGAGCGTACGTCCTTTTCAAGACTTCGTTTACCAACAACACAGAAAACGACCAAGAAAATCTACTGAGAACAGAAAGAAAAACTCGGTCCTCGTGTTCAATCGGGATCGAGAAGGGATACACTATTGGCGGATCAGTTGGGGTGACACTCTCCCCACCAAACCCTGTGATACAAGCCAACGCGGGTTTTAGCAGGGAACTTTCACTAAGTAAAATGGACGAACAGACTCTGGAGGAAGAACTAACATGGACGGTTGATACAAAAATTACCATCCCAAAAAAGTCAGAAACCACAGCCGAATTACTCATAGAGGAAGAAGAATACAACGGCCATTTTGTTGTGGAGACGAAATTTGAAGGAAAAATTCAAGTCACGGTGAGAAATAAAAAAGACAGAAATGCTGTATTGACAATAATTACTGGTAACGTTGGTGATATTCTGACGAATGATTTCGGGTTCTTCACTAAACCTGATAACCGTAAGAGTGTTTTCTTCGCCACTGAAGGTACATGTCGGTGTCGGTATGGTATAA